A part of Deinococcus sp. QL22 genomic DNA contains:
- a CDS encoding NAD(P)-dependent oxidoreductase — protein sequence MRVLITGAGGSLGRVLAPVLQKNGYTPVLMDFRPLDTPYEFIQGDVTSKTDVFRAAEGADVIVHGAALHGVHLRDHSRDEFWKLNMEGTYHVYEAAREHGIAKVLLCSTMGVYGASITVPEKSFAVVTEALPCLPSDFYGLTKTLAEELAGFYSRVHNIRTISYRLGMFVPETFVRYGFRLLKGGVDDRDVAQAFMLGLQNDSISCDAFNIMAAVPFSTEQLPLWRENPRALVEAQFPGISELVAQRGANIDDLLGAWGQVYWSIEKARAGLGYQPRYTFAEFYAALQSGDDTHYPFANLPWWGVPE from the coding sequence ATGAGAGTCTTGATCACCGGTGCAGGGGGGAGTCTGGGCCGGGTGCTCGCCCCAGTCCTCCAGAAAAACGGGTATACCCCAGTGTTGATGGACTTCCGGCCACTGGACACCCCGTATGAATTCATTCAGGGAGACGTGACCAGCAAAACGGATGTGTTCCGGGCTGCCGAAGGTGCGGATGTGATTGTCCACGGCGCGGCGCTGCACGGCGTTCACCTCCGCGACCATTCTCGGGACGAGTTCTGGAAGCTCAACATGGAAGGGACGTACCACGTCTATGAGGCGGCCCGTGAGCACGGCATCGCGAAAGTCCTCCTGTGTAGCACCATGGGCGTGTATGGCGCGAGCATCACCGTGCCTGAGAAGAGCTTTGCCGTGGTCACGGAGGCGTTGCCTTGCCTGCCAAGCGACTTCTACGGGCTGACCAAGACGCTCGCCGAGGAACTGGCAGGGTTTTACAGCCGCGTCCACAACATCAGAACCATTTCGTATCGTCTGGGCATGTTCGTTCCGGAAACCTTTGTGCGCTACGGCTTCCGGCTGCTCAAGGGCGGGGTGGACGACCGGGATGTGGCTCAGGCCTTTATGCTGGGCCTGCAAAACGACTCAATTTCGTGTGACGCCTTCAACATCATGGCGGCCGTTCCATTCTCAACCGAACAGTTGCCGTTGTGGCGCGAGAACCCTCGGGCGTTGGTCGAGGCTCAGTTTCCTGGCATTTCAGAGCTGGTGGCCCAGCGCGGAGCAAACATCGATGACCTGCTGGGTGCCTGGGGTCAGGTGTATTGGTCAATCGAGAAAGCCAGGGCGGGGCTGGGCTACCAGCCCCGGTATACTTTTGCGGAATTTTACGCAGCACTCCAATCGGGAGACGACACGCATTACCCCTTCGCGAATCTCCCCTGGTGGGGGGTGCCTGAGTAG
- a CDS encoding aldo/keto reductase yields the protein MHHRQLGKSGLQVSEIGFGAWAIGGDAWGPVEDSASLKAMERALELGVTFIDTADVYGNGHSETLVAKVIKGRRDQIVVATKGGLMGHHRDPQQAPVYDRPEKIIAAFEASLRRLETEYIDVYFDHIWWNAPRETEAFLTAFAQLKQEGRVRAVGVSTDDFAYVQQFNQGGTLDVVQLDYSLLNRKAEQDILPYCLEHEIGVVVRGPLSKGMLTGKFSPETRFPEGDVRHSWPHEDWYQTQLDQVTQLRVLSSADRSLGQLALQFVLNHPAVSVAIPGGKTPEQVEQNVQASTRPLLTEQDIRQIETVTPRARE from the coding sequence ATGCACCACCGGCAGCTAGGGAAATCAGGCCTTCAGGTCTCTGAGATTGGGTTCGGCGCTTGGGCGATTGGGGGGGATGCTTGGGGCCCGGTCGAGGACAGCGCCTCGCTCAAGGCCATGGAGCGTGCGCTCGAACTGGGCGTCACCTTCATTGACACCGCAGACGTGTACGGCAACGGCCACAGCGAGACGCTGGTTGCGAAGGTCATCAAAGGCCGCCGTGACCAAATCGTCGTGGCCACGAAAGGCGGCCTGATGGGCCACCACCGCGATCCGCAGCAAGCGCCGGTCTACGACCGTCCTGAGAAAATCATCGCAGCCTTCGAGGCCAGCTTGCGCCGATTAGAAACGGAGTACATAGACGTCTATTTCGATCACATCTGGTGGAATGCCCCACGGGAGACCGAAGCGTTCCTGACCGCCTTTGCTCAGCTGAAACAGGAAGGCCGGGTGCGGGCGGTCGGCGTCTCAACCGATGACTTCGCGTATGTCCAGCAGTTCAACCAGGGCGGCACCCTGGATGTGGTGCAGCTCGATTACAGCCTGCTCAACCGCAAAGCCGAGCAGGACATCCTGCCGTATTGCCTGGAGCATGAGATTGGGGTGGTGGTGCGCGGGCCCCTGAGTAAAGGCATGCTGACTGGGAAGTTTAGCCCTGAGACGCGGTTTCCAGAGGGAGATGTGCGCCACAGCTGGCCGCATGAGGATTGGTATCAGACGCAACTGGATCAGGTCACGCAGCTGCGGGTGCTGTCCTCTGCCGACCGTTCCCTGGGTCAGCTGGCCTTGCAGTTCGTACTGAACCATCCGGCAGTCTCGGTGGCCATTCCGGGTGGAAAGACCCCAGAGCAGGTCGAACAGAATGTCCAGGCGTCCACCCGCCCCTTGCTCACGGAACAGGATATCCGCCAGATTGAGACTGTCACGCCAAGAGCCCGGGAATGA
- a CDS encoding DoxX family membrane protein, producing MARLNLLDARLVGWWARHGITLLRWSLGLIFFWFGVQKFFPGLSSAEGLATRTISVLTFGLVPAHISLPVLAIWECLIGLGLLTGRYLRLTLLLLFAQMAGTFLPLLFFPAETFNLFPWAPTLEGQYIIKNLVLVSAGLVVGATTRGGSLIADPKAARVAEHTEALHRRFRRRFQREP from the coding sequence GTGGCTCGTCTCAATCTCTTAGACGCCCGTTTGGTGGGCTGGTGGGCACGGCACGGCATTACCTTGCTACGCTGGTCACTGGGCCTGATTTTCTTTTGGTTTGGAGTTCAGAAGTTCTTCCCGGGTCTCAGCAGTGCCGAAGGTTTGGCCACCCGCACCATCTCCGTGCTGACGTTTGGACTTGTCCCGGCGCACATTAGCCTGCCTGTGTTGGCTATCTGGGAATGCCTCATTGGCTTGGGCTTGTTGACTGGACGGTACTTGCGGCTGACGTTGCTCCTGCTGTTTGCTCAAATGGCGGGCACGTTTCTCCCGCTGCTGTTTTTTCCGGCAGAGACGTTCAACCTGTTTCCTTGGGCACCCACGTTAGAAGGGCAGTACATCATCAAAAATCTGGTCTTGGTGTCGGCTGGGCTGGTCGTCGGCGCCACGACACGGGGCGGGAGTCTGATCGCCGATCCCAAAGCCGCCCGGGTGGCTGAACACACCGAAGCGCTGCACCGCCGCTTTCGTCGCCGCTTCCAGCGCGAGCCCTGA